In the Myxococcus fulvus genome, one interval contains:
- a CDS encoding class I SAM-dependent methyltransferase: protein MAHDHSAHSVQHIVPGFGADRAAHYDAQAALSLAGVQAMYELVVSAMTARLDGQQDASLLAVGLGTGTELVPYLRFDVPRWRFTGIDPSSAMLDVARKRLETEGLLSRTHIHMGELKSLPEGPPFDGAQMMGILHHVEGDAARLGLLREVARRLKPGAPLVIGCRVGKDPVLTDVEFRRLRAHGIPKEELDHRRKLFDAKVTPIESDAALAGMLEQAGFTPPKPLFVSLQFKVFLTQSGTASQG from the coding sequence ATGGCGCACGACCACTCCGCACATTCCGTCCAGCACATCGTCCCGGGCTTCGGCGCGGACCGCGCTGCTCATTACGATGCCCAGGCAGCTCTCAGCCTCGCCGGCGTCCAGGCCATGTACGAGCTGGTGGTCAGCGCGATGACTGCCCGGCTCGATGGCCAGCAGGACGCATCCCTGCTCGCCGTGGGCCTGGGCACGGGGACGGAGCTGGTGCCCTACCTGCGCTTCGATGTTCCGCGCTGGCGCTTCACGGGCATTGACCCCTCTTCGGCCATGCTCGACGTGGCTCGGAAGCGCCTGGAGACCGAGGGCCTGCTCTCTCGCACGCACATCCACATGGGGGAGCTGAAGAGCCTCCCTGAGGGTCCTCCGTTCGACGGCGCGCAGATGATGGGCATCCTGCACCATGTCGAAGGGGACGCGGCCCGCCTGGGGCTGCTGCGCGAGGTGGCCCGTCGGCTCAAGCCGGGAGCGCCTCTGGTCATCGGCTGCCGCGTCGGAAAGGACCCGGTGCTGACAGATGTGGAGTTCCGTCGCCTGCGGGCCCATGGAATCCCCAAGGAGGAACTGGACCATCGTCGCAAGCTCTTCGACGCCAAGGTGACGCCCATCGAGTCCGACGCGGCCCTGGCTGGAATGCTCGAGCAAGCGGGCTTCACGCCGCCCAAGCCCCTCTTCGTCTCGCTCCAGTTCAAGGTGTTCCTCACCCAGTCCGGGACTGCGTCCCAAGGCTGA
- a CDS encoding RHS repeat-associated core domain-containing protein, which produces MLFFYGTQLLSGCVPAGSPSDEPGAAGEVARARAALDNVPFELRSDTILPTTSATPEAPGITPFTADVTPGGSAAVSIPLWVPPGRAGIQPSLSIVYDSQGSDGLLGPGFNLAGLSQITLCSNSFARDGKLHAADTRHWMLPGGVQDYTRVYCLDGTRLVGSTWDKFTTESDPSTSITITGGNHLEALTFEVRGRDGLIRTYGRTTTVSGAQRDDALVRGFHSKPIRGANNTVASEDNQAVTLTWALASVRDRFGNRMDVHYDQAPAIDASSVAWHRPSRITYTGFRREAVNPETGSTQVTVEEGQREVTFEYESRPDTFTGYLSGVKVGRDFRLARINMMGPGLAPGASTLSKVPLRSYRLKYYQGTVSQRSLLTELRECDGAEVCKTPVRFDWEQGSWDFDYPTPINVSNAKSGAGLSAFGLGAGRQGLAYFTGSVLVQERDLEPPEYVTDVTIQNWEDRMRLLQYPDAASTTLDSSEASGLVLWYPYLDADGGPFGGGDSNRFCGNRAERNLFPLVTDWDGSGRSSVVGLSCAWNVFPGSPFLTPAYAHQVSRAVNEIHWVGSELNPQYWLDVDGDRRNERVWVGRHQVDLEDTSNPNSQVVRRVVITQPIPSTMRPPMVSSTRANTMSPALYAQSSRLGARVVDLDGTGKLSLVGLGSHPDFSTFLDAVSFREVTSGSTTAGQLNIVPTTLRRPPALPFFFPSLYAFTFDFIDVNGDGLQDAVTLGQMKATDTRMKLLVQFNTGKGFTEVRERELPESFNTTLLGAKTEHGDFDGDGRVDLAIFRSGHPIQLLLAGTQGEFTQLLNLSIPSSGDNREWAQVIDVNNDGLLDLTYRMGNELRIARRQKPVDELKRVHGNVQLATYQGYSGLSYSFDYAPLSQAYPHGAVTPSEPLYSRSYTETTTKPWLRLAPESMRVVSRMSVNSNEQRIQSWRHLYRNGLSDTRGLGWKGFGQRIVIDEVTGARTTTTYDNVSAVEGTERKAMAPLAHLPVEELTEIPLDANTRLETKRQWTYSRTTQAYTPAYQQYATRITETVNERRGGTLTPVSETETLTTLDAYGTPVSRTVLTHGALTTEQEKVVTTPDFDTATWLPRGTWTVTTSWMSCGRLPPNSTGCAGQPDAANVRTMAVTHDEQGQVKSTENEPSRSTETSTATTSETYLKTTFARNAKGLVEQVSQQGANGVTRAETVTYDSVDQTQLASTTDAQGLTWRYLFHPGLGVLAQTKDPNDAHVRLQYDGFGRQRIVTPLYQGPSAAPANRSIVETFYEWNGTLPQHRTRVATGNGVFDETLTRFDTMGRPVTTQSPRFDGQPVTTTLTYDVLGRVVKTELPRTSTEPPTWELQEYDALGRVTARRFADGSTGPNGRLVEGITYSAALPYSAQATSTDALGQVKKSLTDFRGLMVEATEALGTAKAATMKYSYGPFGRLEHTDDPANHRSSRFYDAAGRLERTVDPNSGTRLFAYNAFGELKSHADAPEGAAGRITTTYARDLLGRVLTATNPSESLQYWYDEGPGGKGRLTRASRTPAGTSVEAVDTAYLYDVFGRETGLAQKVAGTTRSLGREYDDYGRVGRLTYPAQLNGQPFSVNYSYTDRGALSSVYRSNSITTYWRAYERDSMGRLKTAHYGNGVSRVFRYDTQGRLRFTEAKKHLTDVQKLAYEYTANDNLSARHDLMVGVTQKYTYDALDRLDRWKVQQNCQTLDVQFQYDALGNMLSRSPVSGWEPSASLQYTGGTSGGPHAVKQAQLGAESFTYEYDHRGNQLAQRDAQGALVRSVQYTPANLPESISSSSGTVRFDYDASGTRVRKYADNGQDETVYVGGLYQRRKQGSTVTHIVSIPSPEGVVAELSWQEGSTSESTRYFLNDPQGSPDTVTDASGTVLERIKYEPFGGRRQATNLAQTSTTSHTGARRGFTGHEQDDELGLINMRGRIYDPRMMKFLSVDPVIAEPGSAQAYNAYSYVLNNPLRYTDPSGFTPYGGELVSSWGGGWTGAPQSHQSRIMSALERHLSMPGPSLYLPSVDFKVPSIQSLDDTRTQPDARHTNDIGQSSGSSKSGLTSLLTTASSTFNDVADKVPCGVMVGCHLGRAMTKSQLDSMVNASALYDRYAPVSKLAAASFAINEFIPFVSAGEGVLGAKSACTTGTVGSCAVGIGKAGFYTLAAGAAIYSMGRSASGVATRVSSLVTRRATPVATAAGTQLVADLDDLAKHAPNIKPLEGYYTVATHADSKSAWLLRGGEWVKVGHRALARFIEKSGWKKGEKIFLVACDSGACDRGLAQNLANKLGAEVLAPQGKAVLMSDGTVQSSHGIWRTFFPGAH; this is translated from the coding sequence ATGCTGTTCTTCTATGGCACGCAGCTGTTGAGTGGCTGCGTGCCCGCGGGCTCACCCTCCGACGAGCCTGGCGCCGCCGGCGAAGTCGCGCGGGCCCGGGCCGCGCTCGACAACGTCCCGTTCGAGCTGCGCTCCGACACCATCCTCCCCACCACCTCCGCCACGCCCGAGGCCCCCGGCATCACCCCCTTCACCGCGGACGTGACGCCGGGCGGCTCGGCCGCGGTGTCGATTCCGCTCTGGGTTCCACCGGGACGCGCGGGCATCCAGCCTTCGCTCTCCATCGTCTACGACAGCCAGGGCAGTGACGGCCTGCTCGGGCCCGGCTTCAACCTGGCCGGCCTGTCTCAAATCACCCTGTGCTCCAACTCGTTCGCGCGCGACGGGAAGCTGCACGCCGCGGACACGCGCCACTGGATGCTCCCCGGAGGGGTTCAGGACTACACCCGCGTCTACTGTCTGGATGGCACGCGGCTGGTGGGCTCCACCTGGGACAAGTTCACGACGGAGTCGGACCCCTCCACCTCCATCACCATCACCGGCGGCAACCACCTCGAGGCGTTGACCTTCGAGGTGCGGGGACGCGACGGGCTCATCCGGACCTACGGCAGGACGACCACCGTCTCCGGGGCGCAGCGAGATGACGCGCTCGTCCGGGGCTTCCACTCGAAGCCCATCCGCGGAGCCAACAACACCGTCGCGTCGGAGGACAACCAGGCGGTGACCCTCACCTGGGCGCTCGCCTCCGTCCGGGACCGGTTCGGCAACCGGATGGATGTGCACTACGACCAGGCGCCCGCCATCGACGCCTCGTCCGTCGCCTGGCACCGCCCGTCACGCATCACCTACACCGGCTTCCGCCGCGAAGCCGTCAACCCGGAGACCGGCTCGACGCAGGTCACCGTCGAGGAGGGCCAGCGCGAGGTCACCTTCGAGTACGAGTCCCGGCCAGACACCTTCACCGGCTACCTCTCCGGGGTGAAGGTCGGACGCGATTTCCGGCTGGCGCGCATCAACATGATGGGCCCGGGACTGGCGCCCGGCGCGAGCACGCTCTCCAAGGTGCCGCTGCGCTCCTACAGGCTCAAGTACTACCAGGGCACGGTCAGCCAGCGCAGCCTGCTGACGGAGCTGCGCGAGTGCGATGGCGCTGAAGTCTGCAAGACGCCCGTCCGCTTCGACTGGGAGCAGGGCTCCTGGGACTTCGACTACCCGACCCCCATCAACGTGAGCAACGCGAAGTCGGGCGCGGGGCTCAGCGCCTTCGGGCTGGGCGCGGGCCGTCAGGGCCTCGCGTACTTCACGGGCTCCGTCCTCGTACAGGAGCGCGACCTGGAGCCTCCCGAGTACGTCACGGACGTCACCATCCAGAACTGGGAGGACCGGATGCGGCTGTTGCAGTACCCGGACGCCGCCTCCACCACGCTCGACTCGTCGGAGGCCAGCGGCCTGGTCCTCTGGTATCCCTATCTCGACGCGGATGGCGGTCCCTTCGGCGGTGGAGACTCCAACCGCTTCTGCGGCAATCGCGCGGAGCGGAACCTCTTCCCCCTGGTCACGGACTGGGATGGCTCGGGCCGGTCTTCGGTGGTGGGCCTCTCGTGCGCCTGGAACGTGTTCCCGGGCAGCCCCTTCCTCACGCCCGCCTATGCGCATCAGGTCTCGCGTGCGGTCAACGAAATCCACTGGGTCGGCTCCGAGCTCAATCCCCAGTACTGGCTGGACGTGGATGGTGACCGGCGCAACGAGCGCGTCTGGGTGGGCCGGCACCAGGTCGACCTCGAGGATACGAGCAACCCGAACAGCCAGGTCGTGCGGCGGGTCGTCATCACCCAGCCCATCCCTTCCACGATGCGTCCGCCCATGGTGTCCAGCACCCGGGCGAACACCATGTCACCGGCGCTCTACGCCCAGAGTTCACGGCTCGGCGCGCGCGTCGTTGACCTGGATGGCACCGGCAAGCTGAGCCTGGTGGGACTGGGCTCGCATCCGGACTTCAGCACCTTCCTGGACGCGGTCAGCTTCCGGGAGGTCACCTCGGGCAGCACGACGGCGGGCCAGTTGAACATCGTGCCGACCACGCTGCGCAGGCCCCCCGCCCTGCCGTTCTTCTTCCCGAGCCTCTACGCCTTCACCTTCGACTTCATCGACGTGAACGGCGACGGCCTCCAGGACGCGGTGACGCTGGGGCAGATGAAGGCGACCGACACCCGGATGAAGCTCCTGGTCCAGTTCAACACCGGCAAGGGCTTCACCGAGGTGCGTGAGCGGGAGCTCCCCGAGAGCTTCAACACCACGCTGCTGGGCGCGAAGACCGAGCACGGCGACTTCGACGGCGACGGCCGCGTGGACCTGGCCATCTTCCGTTCGGGCCACCCCATCCAGTTGCTGCTGGCGGGCACGCAGGGTGAGTTCACCCAGTTGCTGAACCTGTCGATTCCGTCCAGCGGTGACAACAGGGAGTGGGCGCAGGTCATCGACGTCAACAACGACGGCCTGCTCGACCTCACCTACCGCATGGGCAACGAGCTGCGCATCGCCCGGCGCCAGAAGCCGGTGGATGAGCTCAAGCGGGTGCACGGCAACGTGCAGCTCGCCACGTACCAGGGCTATTCCGGCCTGAGCTACTCGTTCGACTACGCGCCGCTCTCCCAGGCCTACCCGCACGGCGCCGTCACGCCGAGCGAGCCCCTCTACTCCAGGAGCTACACGGAGACGACGACGAAGCCGTGGCTGCGCCTGGCGCCCGAGTCGATGCGCGTCGTCTCGCGCATGTCCGTCAACTCCAACGAGCAGCGCATCCAGAGCTGGCGGCACCTGTATCGCAACGGCCTCTCCGACACCCGAGGGCTGGGCTGGAAGGGCTTCGGCCAGCGCATCGTCATCGACGAGGTGACGGGCGCTCGCACCACGACAACCTACGACAACGTCTCCGCGGTGGAAGGCACCGAGCGCAAGGCGATGGCGCCCCTGGCCCACCTCCCGGTGGAGGAGCTGACCGAGATACCGCTCGACGCGAACACCCGGCTGGAGACGAAGCGCCAGTGGACGTACTCGCGCACGACGCAGGCCTACACGCCGGCCTATCAGCAGTACGCCACGCGCATCACCGAGACCGTCAACGAGCGCCGGGGCGGCACGCTGACGCCCGTGTCCGAGACGGAGACGCTCACCACGCTGGATGCGTATGGCACGCCGGTGTCGCGGACCGTGCTCACCCACGGCGCCTTGACGACCGAGCAGGAGAAGGTCGTCACGACGCCGGACTTCGACACCGCCACCTGGCTGCCCCGAGGCACCTGGACCGTCACGACCTCGTGGATGTCCTGCGGCAGATTGCCCCCGAACAGCACGGGCTGCGCGGGTCAACCCGATGCCGCCAACGTCCGGACGATGGCCGTGACCCATGACGAACAGGGTCAGGTGAAGTCCACCGAGAACGAGCCGTCGCGCTCCACCGAGACGTCGACGGCCACGACGTCCGAGACCTACCTCAAGACCACCTTCGCGCGGAACGCCAAGGGACTGGTCGAGCAGGTCTCCCAACAGGGCGCCAATGGCGTCACCCGCGCTGAAACGGTGACGTACGACAGCGTCGACCAGACCCAGCTGGCGAGCACCACCGACGCGCAAGGGCTCACCTGGAGGTATCTCTTCCATCCGGGCCTGGGCGTGCTCGCCCAGACGAAGGACCCGAACGACGCGCACGTGCGCCTCCAGTACGACGGCTTCGGTCGCCAGCGCATCGTGACGCCGCTGTACCAGGGGCCCTCGGCGGCGCCGGCGAACAGGTCCATCGTCGAGACGTTCTACGAGTGGAACGGCACGCTGCCGCAGCACCGGACGCGGGTCGCCACCGGCAACGGCGTGTTCGACGAGACCCTCACCCGGTTCGACACGATGGGGCGTCCGGTGACGACCCAGTCCCCGCGCTTCGATGGTCAGCCGGTGACCACCACGCTCACCTACGACGTGCTCGGGCGCGTGGTGAAGACGGAGCTGCCGAGGACCAGCACCGAGCCGCCCACCTGGGAGCTGCAGGAGTACGACGCGCTCGGCCGCGTCACGGCGCGCCGCTTCGCGGATGGGTCGACGGGGCCCAACGGCAGGCTCGTCGAGGGCATCACCTATTCGGCGGCCCTGCCCTACTCGGCGCAGGCGACGTCGACGGATGCACTCGGACAGGTGAAGAAGTCGCTCACCGACTTCCGTGGGTTGATGGTCGAAGCGACCGAGGCCCTGGGTACGGCGAAGGCCGCCACCATGAAGTACTCCTACGGTCCCTTCGGCCGCCTGGAGCACACTGACGACCCGGCCAATCACCGCAGCTCGCGCTTCTATGACGCCGCGGGGCGACTGGAGCGCACGGTCGACCCCAACTCCGGGACGCGACTGTTCGCCTACAACGCCTTCGGCGAGCTCAAGAGCCACGCCGACGCTCCAGAGGGAGCGGCCGGCCGCATCACCACCACGTACGCGCGGGATCTGCTCGGTCGTGTCCTCACGGCGACCAATCCGAGCGAGTCCCTCCAGTACTGGTACGACGAGGGACCGGGAGGAAAGGGACGGCTGACCCGCGCGAGCCGCACGCCCGCGGGGACCTCGGTGGAGGCTGTCGACACCGCGTATCTCTACGACGTGTTCGGCCGGGAGACGGGCCTCGCCCAGAAGGTGGCCGGCACCACGCGCAGCCTCGGTCGTGAGTACGACGACTACGGCCGCGTCGGTCGCCTCACCTATCCCGCGCAGCTCAATGGTCAGCCCTTCTCGGTCAACTACTCGTACACCGACCGGGGTGCGCTCTCGAGCGTCTACCGCTCCAACAGCATCACGACCTACTGGCGAGCCTACGAGCGCGACAGCATGGGCCGGCTCAAGACGGCCCATTACGGCAACGGTGTCTCTCGCGTCTTCCGCTACGACACGCAAGGCAGGCTGCGCTTCACCGAGGCCAAGAAGCACCTCACCGACGTCCAGAAGCTCGCCTACGAGTACACGGCCAACGACAACCTCTCCGCGCGACACGACCTCATGGTCGGCGTCACGCAGAAGTACACGTACGACGCGCTGGACAGGCTCGACCGCTGGAAGGTCCAGCAGAACTGCCAGACGCTCGACGTGCAGTTCCAGTACGACGCGCTCGGCAACATGCTCAGCCGCTCTCCTGTCTCCGGCTGGGAGCCCTCCGCGAGCCTCCAGTACACCGGCGGCACCTCGGGTGGCCCTCACGCCGTCAAGCAGGCCCAGCTGGGCGCCGAGTCCTTCACGTACGAGTACGACCACCGCGGCAACCAGCTCGCGCAGCGCGACGCCCAGGGCGCGCTGGTGCGCTCGGTGCAGTACACGCCCGCGAACCTGCCCGAGAGCATCTCCTCGTCGAGCGGCACCGTCCGCTTCGACTACGACGCCTCCGGCACCCGCGTCCGCAAGTACGCGGACAATGGACAGGATGAGACGGTCTACGTCGGTGGCCTCTACCAGCGCCGCAAGCAGGGCTCGACGGTCACCCACATCGTCAGCATCCCCAGCCCCGAGGGCGTCGTCGCCGAGCTGTCGTGGCAGGAGGGCTCGACGTCGGAGTCCACGCGCTACTTCCTCAACGACCCGCAGGGCAGCCCCGACACGGTGACGGATGCCTCGGGCACGGTGCTCGAGCGCATCAAGTACGAGCCCTTCGGTGGCAGGCGACAGGCGACGAACCTGGCGCAGACCTCCACGACGAGCCACACGGGCGCGCGCCGGGGGTTCACCGGACACGAGCAGGACGACGAGCTGGGCCTCATCAACATGCGTGGGCGCATCTACGACCCGCGGATGATGAAGTTCCTCAGCGTGGACCCGGTCATCGCCGAGCCGGGCTCCGCTCAGGCCTACAACGCGTACTCGTACGTCCTCAACAACCCCCTGCGCTACACCGACCCCAGCGGCTTCACGCCGTATGGCGGGGAGCTGGTCAGCAGTTGGGGTGGAGGCTGGACGGGCGCGCCGCAGTCGCACCAGAGCCGCATCATGAGCGCGCTGGAGCGGCACCTGTCGATGCCGGGGCCATCGCTGTACCTGCCCAGCGTCGACTTCAAGGTGCCCAGCATCCAGTCCCTGGATGACACCAGGACCCAGCCCGATGCGCGTCACACGAACGACATCGGCCAGAGCTCGGGCTCGTCCAAGAGCGGGCTGACGTCCCTGCTCACGACGGCGTCGAGCACGTTCAACGATGTCGCCGACAAGGTTCCGTGCGGTGTGATGGTGGGCTGCCATCTGGGCCGGGCGATGACGAAGTCGCAGCTCGACAGCATGGTCAACGCGTCGGCGCTCTATGACCGCTACGCGCCGGTCAGCAAGCTCGCGGCGGCCAGCTTCGCCATCAACGAGTTCATCCCGTTCGTGTCGGCGGGTGAGGGAGTCCTGGGGGCCAAGTCGGCGTGCACGACCGGCACCGTGGGCAGCTGTGCAGTCGGAATCGGCAAGGCGGGCTTCTATACGCTGGCAGCAGGTGCGGCCATCTACTCGATGGGACGAAGCGCATCAGGAGTCGCAACACGCGTCTCTTCGCTCGTGACGCGTAGAGCGACTCCCGTTGCGACTGCCGCCGGAACACAGCTTGTCGCAGACCTCGATGACCTGGCCAAGCACGCACCGAACATCAAGCCGCTGGAGGGGTACTACACCGTGGCCACACATGCGGATTCGAAGTCCGCATGGCTGTTGCGCGGAGGAGAATGGGTCAAAGTAGGTCATCGAGCCCTCGCTCGCTTCATCGAGAAGTCGGGGTGGAAGAAGGGAGAGAAGATCTTCCTTGTCGCTTGCGATTCGGGTGCTTGTGACCGAGGCCTTGCCCAGAATCTGGCCAACAAGCTGGGGGCCGAAGTGCTTGCTCCTCAAGGCAAGGCCGTGCTGATGTCGGATGGAACGGTCCAGAGCAGTCATGGCATCTGGCGGACCTTCTTCCCAGGGGCTCACTGA